A part of Chanodichthys erythropterus isolate Z2021 chromosome 4, ASM2448905v1, whole genome shotgun sequence genomic DNA contains:
- the col10a1b gene encoding collagen alpha-1(X) chain: MDLRVTSILLLLVVLAEATPDRYYHVKKQPYPTKSHTVAGEPGIPGSPGEPGPPGPPGPPGFPGKNGVGHTGPIGPPGPPGPAGYSSPGKPGSPGSPGKPGAPGFPGEKGHPGPVGPQGARGAPGSPGSPGPAGLSSPGKPGPHGLPGAMGPRGEPGLKGHPGIPGLPGQKGEPGHGIPGGPGGPGPMGPQGPSGQPGQPGIGKPGATGYPGEPGKPGMPGRDGSPGPMGIPGPKGHTGAPGIGAPGKPGQNGAPGLPGSMGQKGPQGPAGQPGAPGLPGTGKPGSSGLPGERGVPGTPGTTGQKGEPGPTGHTGQPGAIGPIGPPGPQGSRGFQGEAGPQGAKGDIGMVGAPGPRGAKGEQGAQGFSGKPGIPGAAGPPGPMGHMGHQGPKGEAGFTGAPGIPGSKGPPGEKGHPGHQGPPGGRGENGIPGARGPTGPAGPAGPPGLKGHPGLPGAPGPAGLTAKGISGPQGPPGIPGARGHDGLPGQPGPPGPPGPPGEIVYHHEKSMPIKSHEMVMPLSHELIKPSMSAFTALLTTAYPNAGTPIVFNQIVYNGENHYDPNSGIFTCQVPGLYYFSFHMHVNGANALVALYKNKDPVLFSYDEYNKGFLDQMSGSAVLMLHSHDTVYIQVPDDQSNGIYADDNVHCSFSGFLIATT, translated from the exons ATGGACCTCAGGGTAACAAGCATTCTTCTTCTCCTTGTGGTACTGGCTGAGGCGACTCCTGACAGATACTATCATGTGAAGAAACAGCCTTATCCTACAAAATCTCACA ctgtTGCTGGTGAACCTGGCATTCCAGGTTCCCCAGGTGAACCTGGCCCCCCCGGCCCACCTGGCCCACCAGGATTTCCTGGAAAGAATGGTGTTGGACACACTGGTCCGATTGGTCCACCTGGACCACCAGGTCCAGCAGGATACTCCTCACCTGGTAAACCTGGAAGCCCAGGTTCACCTGGAAAACCAGGTGCACCTGGATTTCCAGGCGAGAAGGGACATCCAGGACCTGTAGGACCTCAAGGTGCAAGAGGAGCTCCAGGATCACCTGGAAGCCCTGGACCTGCTGGCCTTTCTTCTCCTGGAAAGCCTGGACCACATGGTCTTCCAGGAGCAATGGGCCCACGTGGAGAACCCGGCTTAAAAGGTCATCCTGGAATTCCTGGACTGCCAGGCCAGAAAGGAGAACCTGGCCATGGTATTCCAGGAGGACCTGGTGGCCCAGGTCCAATGGGCCCTCAGGGGCCTTCTGGTCAGCCCGGTCAGCCTGGAATTGGAAAACCTGGAGCAACTGGATATCCTGGAGAGCCTGGAAAGCCAGGAATGCCAGGTAGGGATGGGTCACCAGGTCCTATGGGCATCCCAGGACCAAAGGGTCATACAGGGGCACCTGGAATAGGAGCACCAGGAAAACCAGGCCAGAATGGCGCTCCAGGTCTGCCTGGGTCAATGGGACAAAAAGGTCCTCAAGGACCAGCGGGACAGCCAGGCGCTCCAGGTCTGCCAGGTACTGGCAAACCTGGATCATCTGGACTTCCAGGAGAACGTGGAGTGCCAGGAACCCCAGGTACAACAGGCCAAAAGGGAGAACCAGGGCCAACAGGTCACACAGGTCAGCCTGGTGCTATCGGCCCAATAGGTCCACCTGGTCCTCAAGGTTCTAGGGGATTTCAAGGAGAAGCAGGTCCACAGGGAGCTAAAGGTGACATTGGTATGGTTGGGGCACCAGGCCCAAGAGGTGCAAAGGGTGAACAAGGAGCACAAGGCTTCTCAGGAAAACCTGGTATTCCAGGTGCAGCAGGTCCCCCAGGCCCAATGGGACATATGGGACATCAAGGTCCCAAGGGCGAAGCAGGATTTACTGGTGCTCCAGGTATCCCAGGTAGCAAGGGGCCACCAGGTGAAAAGGGACATCCAGGACATCAAGGGCCACCAGGTGGAAGGGGTGAAAATGGTATCCCCGGAGCAAGAGGACCAACAGGTCCAGCAGGACCGGCTGGTCCACCAGGGCTCAAGGGTCATCCAGGACTTCCAGGGGCGCCTGGCCCAGCAGGGCTCACAGCCAAGGGAATTTCTGGACCTCAGGGTCCTCCTGGTATCCCTGGTGCCAGAGGTCATGATGGTCTCCCAGGTCAACCAGGACCTCCTGGGCCCCCCGGCCCCCCAGGCGAGATTGTTTACCACCATGAGAAAAGCATGCCAATTAAATCCCATGAGATGGTAATGCCTCTTAGTCACGAGCTGATAAAGCCATCCATGTCAGCATTCACAGCTCTTCTTACCACAGCTTATCCTAATGCAGGAACACCAATTGTATTCAACCAGATTGTGTACAATGGAGAGAACCACTATGATCCTAACTCTGGCATATTCACCTGTCAGGTTCCAGGACTCTACTACTTTTCTTTCCATATGCATGTCAATGGAGCAAATGCATTGGTAgcactttacaaaaacaaagatCCAGTCCTGTTCTCTTATGACGAGTACAACAAAGGTTTCCTTGACCAGATGTCTGGCAGTGCTGTCCTTATGCTGCATTCCCATGACACAGTGTACATCCAGGTTCCAGATGACCAGTCCAATGGCATTTATGCTGATGATAATGTTCACTGTTCTTTCTCTGGCTTTTTGATTGCCACAACGTGA